A window of Sulfurimonas gotlandica GD1 contains these coding sequences:
- a CDS encoding GGDEF domain-containing protein: protein MDFNKIRELKNNISVIDNSRKDIVNIWLSDADVQEILNFHGVDIDMFKHNYAHPVLNYFIDVVHGTQKIGDCPVITKLLEYLKEKNISSSELFMICINFRKAIIKDIFQKHEMNEELYENISYVFDTNFKGVLETFNETIFTAKKEAKELYEISTKDHLTKIYNRKKFDELLSFEIKNSKINETSLAIILFDIDHFKHVNDNHGHDVGDRILVSLSNLIKTQIRDSDIFARWGGEEFIILMPKSNKVSSSARAEMFRQLIESHSFEVVNNITCSFGVTHYEDEDDEESLFSRVDKALYKAKDSGRNTISIL from the coding sequence TTGGACTTTAACAAGATAAGAGAACTAAAAAACAATATTAGTGTTATTGATAATTCAAGGAAAGACATCGTAAACATTTGGTTATCGGATGCTGACGTTCAAGAAATACTTAACTTTCATGGTGTTGATATTGATATGTTTAAACATAACTATGCACACCCTGTACTAAATTACTTTATCGATGTAGTTCATGGAACTCAAAAGATTGGTGACTGTCCCGTAATAACTAAACTCCTAGAGTACTTAAAAGAAAAAAACATCTCTTCTTCTGAACTTTTCATGATATGCATAAACTTCAGAAAAGCAATCATAAAAGATATCTTTCAAAAACATGAGATGAACGAAGAACTCTATGAAAATATAAGTTATGTTTTTGATACAAACTTCAAAGGTGTCTTAGAAACATTCAACGAAACTATTTTCACTGCTAAAAAAGAAGCTAAAGAGCTTTATGAGATTTCTACAAAAGACCACCTAACAAAGATATATAACAGAAAGAAGTTTGATGAACTACTATCATTTGAGATAAAAAATTCTAAAATAAATGAAACTTCACTAGCTATAATCTTATTTGATATTGACCACTTTAAACATGTCAATGACAACCATGGTCATGATGTTGGAGATAGGATCTTGGTTTCACTATCAAATCTAATAAAAACCCAGATTAGAGATTCTGATATATTTGCCAGATGGGGTGGTGAAGAGTTTATTATACTTATGCCAAAATCAAATAAAGTGAGTTCATCAGCAAGAGCTGAGATGTTTAGACAGTTAATAGAATCTCATTCATTTGAAGTTGTTAATAATATAACTTGTAGTTTTGGAGTGACTCACTATGAAGACGAAGATGATGAGGAATCACTCTTTAGCAGAGTTGATAAAGCTCTTTATAAGGCAAAAGATAGCGGTAGAAACACTATCTCTATTCTTTAA
- the truC gene encoding tRNA pseudouridine(65) synthase TruC, giving the protein MFKDYKLEILYQDGYLVCINKPSGLLVHKSMIDRHEIYFAMKMLRDQIGQWVYPIHRLDKPTSGVLLFALDKETAKLMSEQFKEHTTKKTYICVVRGYTEVFGLIDHALKEKLDKIADKDAKEEKEAQEAATEYERLDTVELDFAVGRYDKTRYSLVKVKPKTGRKHQIRRHMKHISHHILGDTKYGRGEHNVFVREEFDCHRLLLHALSLEFKHPYTYETLLIDAGMDDTFNSILGSFFPQHTTQNSLL; this is encoded by the coding sequence ATGTTTAAAGATTATAAATTAGAAATTTTATATCAAGATGGATATCTTGTCTGCATCAACAAACCAAGTGGACTTCTTGTCCATAAGTCTATGATAGATAGGCATGAGATATATTTTGCTATGAAGATGCTGCGTGATCAGATAGGGCAGTGGGTATATCCTATTCACAGGTTGGATAAACCGACATCAGGTGTTTTACTTTTCGCACTTGACAAAGAGACGGCAAAACTTATGTCAGAGCAGTTTAAAGAGCACACAACTAAAAAAACATATATCTGTGTAGTACGCGGATATACAGAGGTCTTTGGACTTATAGACCATGCTCTAAAAGAGAAACTAGATAAGATAGCAGACAAGGACGCCAAAGAAGAGAAAGAGGCTCAGGAAGCTGCAACTGAGTATGAAAGGCTTGATACAGTAGAACTTGATTTTGCAGTAGGGCGATATGATAAGACTAGATACTCTCTTGTAAAAGTAAAACCCAAAACAGGGCGAAAGCATCAGATACGAAGACATATGAAACATATCTCGCATCATATCTTGGGTGATACGAAGTATGGGAGGGGGGAGCATAATGTATTTGTAAGAGAAGAGTTTGATTGTCATAGACTCTTACTTCATGCTCTGTCTTTGGAGTTTAAGCATCCATATACTTATGAGACACTACTGATAGATGCAGGAATGGATGATACTTTTAACTCTATTCTTGGTTCATTTTTCCCACAGCACACGACACAAAACTCTTTGCTTTAA
- a CDS encoding heavy-metal-associated domain-containing protein: MKKSFKALNIKCAGCANTVMQSLKEEFGEVEVDLEQEPRVVTLEIKDEEHEKLFRKKMRGLGYPMDDEILGTFRATGLKAKSFVSCAVGKMNQE, from the coding sequence ATGAAAAAAAGTTTTAAAGCACTAAACATAAAATGTGCTGGATGTGCAAATACGGTTATGCAGTCTCTAAAAGAAGAGTTTGGTGAGGTAGAAGTAGACTTAGAACAAGAACCTAGAGTAGTTACCCTTGAGATAAAAGATGAAGAACATGAAAAGCTATTTCGCAAAAAGATGAGAGGTCTAGGTTATCCGATGGATGATGAAATACTTGGAACTTTTAGAGCAACTGGACTTAAAGCAAAGAGTTTTGTGTCGTGTGCTGTGGGAAAAATGAACCAAGAATAG
- a CDS encoding membrane protein — protein MEAIYPYANIIHLILAIIFLGYVFSDLAVISTLKNKFEKETQQKINQTLGKRSFKIFPLTLLFLVLTGGMMMSKYLNSNAGFFETDLQKILVFKIALVLIIVAGVGSNLYVKFTKGKKSNFMENHFHKLVIVLGLFIVIAAKWMFLV, from the coding sequence ATGGAAGCAATCTATCCATACGCAAACATCATTCATTTGATTTTAGCAATCATCTTTTTAGGTTATGTCTTTAGTGACTTGGCGGTTATCTCAACGCTTAAAAACAAGTTTGAAAAAGAGACACAGCAAAAGATAAACCAGACTCTTGGAAAAAGAAGTTTTAAGATATTCCCACTAACACTTCTGTTTCTTGTTTTAACAGGCGGTATGATGATGTCAAAGTACCTTAACTCAAATGCAGGTTTCTTCGAGACTGATTTGCAAAAGATTTTAGTATTTAAAATCGCTTTAGTTCTTATCATAGTAGCCGGAGTTGGTTCTAACCTTTATGTGAAGTTTACAAAGGGCAAAAAGAGCAACTTTATGGAAAATCACTTTCATAAACTTGTAATAGTTCTAGGACTATTCATAGTGATAGCTGCTAAGTGGATGTTTTTAGTTTAA
- a CDS encoding radical SAM protein — MLEYLYPLYRPPAEADNIIIQATYGCSYNNCTFCSMYKTKSFEVRIIEDVFRDVDTLAHSYPDARKVFLADGDALSLETEYLIRLLKYLKQSFSKLGRVSLYASAQNILNKSSQELEMLKENGLSLIYYGVETGSETVLKKITKGVNQSEIIESLNKASDAGIKISATVILGIGGTKYTDEHISESAKVINATRVNYLSTLQLGLEDDSKEKFYKHFSDFEMLDDTELLQEQKKFLQLLNPTNKIIFRSNHASNALHLAGNLPREKGRLIEELDNALSIGKMAFVPMIFRGF, encoded by the coding sequence ATGCTAGAGTACTTATACCCGCTTTACAGACCACCCGCAGAAGCTGACAATATAATCATTCAGGCTACTTACGGGTGTAGTTACAACAACTGCACCTTTTGTTCGATGTACAAAACAAAGAGCTTTGAAGTAAGAATCATAGAAGATGTCTTTAGAGATGTCGATACTCTCGCACACTCATATCCAGATGCCAGAAAAGTTTTTCTAGCTGATGGAGATGCTCTCTCACTAGAAACTGAGTATCTTATAAGACTTCTTAAATATCTCAAACAATCATTCTCAAAACTTGGACGTGTCTCTCTCTATGCATCTGCTCAAAACATACTGAACAAATCAAGCCAAGAGCTAGAGATGCTAAAAGAAAACGGTCTAAGTCTTATCTACTACGGAGTAGAGACGGGCAGTGAGACAGTTCTAAAAAAGATTACCAAGGGTGTAAACCAAAGCGAGATTATCGAGTCGCTAAACAAAGCCTCAGATGCAGGCATAAAAATATCTGCCACAGTCATCCTCGGCATTGGTGGAACGAAATACACTGACGAGCATATAAGTGAGAGTGCAAAGGTTATAAACGCCACTAGAGTTAATTACCTATCAACTCTGCAACTAGGACTTGAAGATGACTCAAAAGAAAAGTTCTACAAACACTTCAGTGACTTTGAAATGCTAGACGATACAGAGCTACTACAAGAGCAAAAAAAGTTTCTACAACTCCTAAACCCAACTAACAAAATCATCTTCCGCTCAAACCACGCATCTAACGCCTTGCATCTAGCAGGAAACCTACCAAGAGAGAAGGGTAGACTCATAGAAGAACTAGACAATGCGCTGAGTATTGGTAAGATGGCTTTTGTTCCGATGATTTTTAGAGGGTTTTAA
- a CDS encoding cyclic nucleotide-binding protein codes for MDLETILQEFPIYNKLSPSELRSLISFIEVLEFEKDEIIFSVDEPFDYIATIYEGNVDYYVYNTEEDKVVRLGSYKRYPVGVYNVSTKKSPGIEIVATEKTILLAIHNNNMKKIEKLFPRIGMHLYKGIIKAQNQILQRLTTILIKHRGQKVP; via the coding sequence ATGGACTTAGAAACTATACTCCAAGAATTTCCTATATACAATAAACTATCACCGAGTGAACTAAGAAGCTTAATATCATTTATTGAGGTACTTGAATTTGAAAAAGATGAAATTATATTTTCAGTAGATGAACCATTTGATTATATCGCTACTATCTATGAAGGTAATGTAGATTACTATGTCTATAATACAGAAGAAGACAAGGTAGTTAGGCTTGGTTCATACAAACGCTACCCAGTTGGTGTATATAATGTATCAACAAAAAAATCACCCGGTATAGAAATCGTAGCTACAGAAAAAACTATACTCCTTGCCATACACAATAATAATATGAAAAAAATAGAAAAGCTGTTTCCACGTATAGGTATGCATTTATATAAAGGTATTATAAAAGCACAGAACCAAATACTCCAAAGATTAACTACTATTTTAATCAAGCACCGTGGACAAAAAGTACCATAA
- a CDS encoding tetratricopeptide repeat protein gives MKKLILVICLLFSVNVYADLVDDGILATKQFNYKKAEKLYSKSCDKGEGEGCFYLARLNYNGFGVKEDNTKAFELWNKACEAGYLRGCLSLGIVFEYGGGMEIDHKKAMQYYTKACDGGDTNSCINLGSMYYQGKSVDKDFEKAVNYFKKTCDLGDSTGCVFAADVYMSATDETKNRDAAKELYSKGCYLGNIYGCARSK, from the coding sequence ATGAAAAAATTAATCTTAGTAATATGTTTATTGTTTAGTGTAAATGTGTATGCAGACTTAGTTGATGATGGGATTTTAGCTACAAAACAATTTAATTATAAAAAAGCCGAAAAACTATATTCTAAATCTTGTGATAAAGGTGAAGGAGAAGGGTGCTTTTATTTAGCTCGGCTTAATTACAATGGGTTTGGAGTAAAAGAAGATAACACTAAAGCTTTTGAACTATGGAATAAAGCCTGCGAAGCTGGATATTTGAGAGGATGCCTATCACTAGGAATTGTGTTTGAATATGGTGGAGGTATGGAGATAGACCACAAGAAAGCTATGCAATACTATACTAAAGCATGTGATGGTGGAGATACTAATTCATGTATCAATTTGGGAAGCATGTATTATCAAGGAAAATCTGTAGACAAAGATTTTGAAAAAGCTGTTAATTATTTTAAGAAAACTTGCGACTTGGGAGATTCTACTGGATGTGTATTTGCAGCAGATGTCTACATGAGTGCAACAGATGAAACTAAAAATAGAGATGCTGCTAAAGAACTATATTCAAAAGGCTGTTATTTAGGAAATATCTATGGATGTGCAAGATCTAAATAA
- a CDS encoding Fic family protein, translating to MQKKQLWIWQHPYYPKFHYNLRELLPKITQISQSIGQVKALITLLDKDTQTNIKIDLFTSEIVSTSAIEGEHLQRESVRSSIRKKLDATFDKVYDKSTHHTDSLADILMDTILNTTPLELERLHKWHISLLSQTPSRFTKIKLGVFRDYDDMQIVSGVIGKEKVHFVGVPAKRIDNDMDALLKYINTSDDDIYIKSAIAHLWFVTTHPYDDGNGRMARIISDYIISKDFGIEYKYFSISSAIAKDRKNYYDKLEMSQNLIDNPDLDCTAWVSWYLDRFNDSLQETLDAINRVIQKTKFWDKVRQITLNQRQLKVLSKLLEYNEGEFQGGLTTKKYVAMTKTSLATAKRDIQELVKLGCLHQIEGTQGRNIRYDIVY from the coding sequence ATGCAAAAGAAACAACTATGGATTTGGCAACATCCCTATTATCCAAAATTTCATTATAACCTTCGTGAACTTCTTCCTAAAATCACACAAATATCTCAGAGTATAGGTCAAGTAAAAGCATTAATCACGCTTCTTGATAAAGATACTCAAACCAACATTAAGATAGATCTTTTTACAAGCGAGATTGTTTCCACTTCTGCAATAGAGGGGGAACATCTTCAAAGAGAGAGTGTAAGATCTTCAATAAGAAAAAAACTAGATGCAACATTTGACAAAGTATATGACAAGTCTACCCATCACACTGACTCTCTCGCGGATATTTTAATGGATACCATACTCAACACAACGCCACTAGAATTAGAGCGTTTACATAAATGGCATATTTCACTTCTTTCCCAAACTCCAAGCCGTTTTACTAAAATCAAACTGGGAGTGTTTCGTGATTATGATGACATGCAAATTGTCTCAGGCGTAATTGGCAAAGAAAAAGTACATTTCGTAGGAGTGCCTGCTAAGAGAATAGATAATGATATGGATGCTTTGTTGAAGTATATTAATACAAGCGATGACGATATCTATATTAAAAGCGCGATAGCACATTTATGGTTTGTAACTACTCACCCTTATGATGACGGCAATGGCAGAATGGCAAGAATCATAAGTGATTACATAATCTCAAAAGATTTTGGGATAGAATATAAATATTTTTCTATCTCTAGTGCAATAGCAAAGGATCGTAAAAATTATTATGACAAACTAGAGATGTCTCAAAACTTGATAGACAATCCAGATTTAGATTGTACAGCTTGGGTATCATGGTATTTAGATAGATTTAACGACTCACTTCAAGAGACACTTGATGCAATCAACAGAGTTATACAAAAAACAAAGTTTTGGGATAAGGTGCGTCAAATTACTTTAAATCAGCGCCAATTAAAAGTGCTGAGCAAGTTATTAGAGTATAACGAAGGAGAATTTCAAGGCGGGCTTACTACAAAAAAATATGTTGCAATGACCAAAACATCTTTGGCAACAGCAAAAAGAGATATACAAGAGCTTGTGAAATTAGGTTGTTTACATCAGATTGAAGGTACTCAAGGAAGAAATATCAGATATGATATTGTCTATTAA
- a CDS encoding peptidoglycan-binding domain-containing protein, whose translation MLRKSLIAGLLIAILSSGLEAGFLSGFMSSAAANALMSNGGKNISIEDKEKLEAKKLQSILELLGFYSYKIDGNLNTFDSRTAIKKWQDSKKTGIMGFFKDKATGILSDEDKNNLLYLADLLLKADGISISKDVNSVDNALERLNDILKEVNKFESQTSSRVASNKLKKNIDRFEKVIPQWKELLNNKNIFYSQKWKKFYYVDMNKKYTKAQSKEINKACGNINVGSLKWELIDRDENNKYSFQDELFPFFIPSRTSPQVNIATDKGTETSVYWSTRGQQKVKAFDWYERKEDSYIVVCKAEINSHLLDAKQ comes from the coding sequence ATGTTAAGAAAAAGTTTAATTGCTGGGTTATTAATAGCTATTTTATCAAGTGGTTTAGAGGCTGGTTTTTTAAGTGGTTTTATGTCAAGTGCAGCGGCGAATGCACTCATGTCAAATGGAGGTAAAAATATTTCAATTGAAGATAAAGAAAAACTTGAAGCAAAAAAACTTCAGTCAATACTAGAATTACTAGGATTTTATTCATACAAAATAGATGGTAATTTAAATACATTTGATTCTAGAACAGCTATAAAAAAATGGCAAGATTCTAAAAAAACTGGAATAATGGGCTTTTTTAAAGATAAAGCAACTGGGATATTGAGTGATGAAGATAAAAATAATCTGCTGTATTTAGCTGATTTATTATTAAAGGCAGATGGAATTAGTATATCTAAGGATGTAAACAGTGTTGATAATGCATTGGAAAGATTAAATGACATCTTAAAAGAAGTAAATAAATTTGAATCTCAAACATCGTCAAGAGTAGCTAGTAATAAATTAAAAAAGAATATAGATAGATTTGAAAAGGTTATACCACAATGGAAAGAACTACTTAATAACAAAAATATTTTTTATTCGCAAAAATGGAAAAAGTTCTATTATGTGGATATGAATAAAAAATATACAAAAGCACAAAGTAAAGAGATAAATAAAGCTTGTGGAAATATTAATGTTGGAAGTCTTAAGTGGGAACTTATAGATAGGGATGAAAACAACAAATACTCTTTTCAAGATGAGTTGTTTCCATTTTTTATACCTTCGAGGACTTCACCACAAGTAAATATTGCAACTGATAAAGGCACCGAAACATCTGTCTACTGGAGTACTAGAGGGCAGCAAAAAGTAAAAGCATTTGATTGGTATGAAAGAAAAGAGGATAGTTATATAGTAGTTTGTAAAGCAGAGATTAATTCTCATTTGTTGGATGCTAAGCAATAG
- a CDS encoding metallophosphoesterase family protein gives MKILHTTDLHFNKKWFEWIAEQENNFDIFCISGDFLEDSKDETLIVQIEWITSWIKKFNKPLFVCSGNHDIEEFDNEDWLSKIDTLNYYADNFIKVIGNIKFGCYPYIGADGYFEYDECDVLITHVPPAYTKTSTNTDNDDWGDTELYNALKNNIISPKGLFFVVKCIDQLKL, from the coding sequence TTGAAAATATTACACACCACTGATCTACATTTTAATAAAAAATGGTTTGAATGGATAGCGGAACAAGAGAATAATTTTGATATATTTTGTATTAGCGGAGATTTTCTAGAAGATTCAAAAGATGAAACACTTATAGTACAGATTGAATGGATAACATCATGGATAAAAAAGTTCAATAAGCCACTTTTTGTATGTAGTGGTAATCATGATATAGAAGAATTTGATAATGAAGATTGGTTAAGCAAAATTGATACTTTAAATTATTATGCTGATAACTTTATCAAGGTAATTGGGAACATAAAGTTTGGTTGCTACCCTTACATAGGTGCTGATGGATATTTTGAATATGATGAGTGTGATGTTTTAATCACACACGTTCCACCAGCTTATACAAAAACTTCCACAAATACAGATAACGATGATTGGGGAGATACAGAGCTATATAATGCTCTTAAAAACAACATTATAAGTCCAAAGGGGTTATTCTTTGTGGTCAAATGCATAGACCAATTGAAACTGTAG
- a CDS encoding DNA translocase FtsK — protein MNTMKDVIEFMKFIQTLNFDKNSLCSDKTVNTSEKISTNENEEMVYKKVKSIVFNDKKTSVSYIQRKLGLGYNAVNKAIEQLELDDVISFRDENGIRKILK, from the coding sequence ATGAATACAATGAAGGATGTGATAGAGTTTATGAAGTTTATACAAACACTAAACTTTGATAAAAATTCTCTTTGTAGTGATAAAACAGTGAATACTTCTGAAAAAATATCTACAAATGAAAACGAAGAAATGGTTTACAAAAAGGTTAAAAGCATAGTTTTTAATGATAAAAAAACTTCTGTTTCATACATACAAAGAAAACTTGGACTTGGTTATAATGCAGTAAATAAAGCTATAGAACAATTAGAACTTGATGACGTAATATCCTTTCGTGATGAAAACGGTATTAGAAAAATATTGAAGTAA
- a CDS encoding leucine-rich repeat domain-containing protein has product MKKNQIKNLITDSDLNSQWVYEVLEWADKYNVTDVMQICNTHNYQTYEEALISLQCINASGKGIEYLPNSIGKLIHLESVNISKNLLSSIPSSIGNLFNLHTLDLSSNHIEKLPPDIAKLLSLKSLNISWNHMNQLPSFLSSMDGLEKLDTSWNRVKNTNRKLI; this is encoded by the coding sequence ATGAAAAAAAATCAAATAAAAAATTTAATCACAGACAGTGATTTAAACAGTCAATGGGTTTATGAAGTATTAGAGTGGGCAGACAAATATAATGTCACTGATGTTATGCAGATTTGTAATACTCATAACTATCAAACTTACGAAGAAGCTTTAATAAGTTTACAATGCATCAATGCATCAGGAAAAGGAATTGAATATCTTCCTAACTCTATAGGAAAATTAATTCATTTAGAGTCTGTAAATATTTCAAAAAATTTATTATCGTCTATCCCTTCATCTATAGGTAACTTATTTAACTTGCATACATTGGACTTATCATCAAACCATATAGAAAAGCTTCCTCCTGATATAGCAAAGTTACTCTCGCTGAAAAGCTTAAACATATCGTGGAACCATATGAATCAACTACCTAGTTTTTTATCCTCGATGGATGGATTAGAAAAATTAGATACTTCATGGAATCGTGTAAAAAATACAAATAGGAAACTGATATGA
- a CDS encoding GGDEF domain-containing response regulator produces the protein MKKTIKILLIDDSKTILNALESEIFRCIAGKCVHNFEILKAETFTEASKIIRKEHKDIYVAVVDLNLPDCKSGQAVLLTSTHKIPTIVLSTVDNDDVKALLLKKDVLDYTKKDSMNSIEYVSNFVKKVLRNYETTALVVDDSKVSRNAFRTDLEKLRINVLEAEDGKEALAIMDNPDNNISLILTDYNMPNMDGVELTIKLRQKYDKDVLSIIALSASEELNILSDFIKEGANDFISKPHKFEELNVRVHSNLDTLELFKQTKDLANKDFLTGSYNRRYFFESSKAILNKNQRKDKEVAVATLDIDLFKNVNDTYGHDVGDVAIQEIAIILDKTLRTSDLVARFGGEEYCILLEDISLEDTKHLFEKIRSNFENNEIKVDDISLKYTVSLGIAYGKSIDINALLKVSDEALYEAKDTGRNKVIIHNI, from the coding sequence ATGAAAAAAACAATTAAAATATTATTAATAGATGATAGTAAAACAATTTTAAATGCTTTAGAAAGTGAAATTTTTCGATGTATTGCAGGTAAGTGTGTACATAATTTTGAGATACTCAAAGCTGAAACTTTTACTGAAGCTAGTAAGATTATTAGAAAAGAGCATAAAGATATTTATGTAGCTGTTGTTGATTTAAACTTACCAGATTGTAAATCAGGGCAAGCAGTATTATTAACAAGTACACATAAAATACCTACTATTGTTTTATCAACAGTCGATAATGATGATGTAAAAGCTTTATTATTAAAAAAAGATGTTTTAGATTACACTAAAAAAGACTCTATGAATAGTATCGAGTATGTATCAAATTTTGTAAAGAAGGTTTTACGTAATTATGAAACAACAGCTCTTGTCGTGGATGATTCTAAAGTCTCTAGAAATGCCTTTAGAACTGACTTAGAAAAACTACGTATTAATGTACTTGAAGCAGAAGATGGTAAAGAGGCTCTTGCTATTATGGATAATCCTGATAATAATATTTCTTTGATTTTGACAGATTACAATATGCCAAATATGGACGGGGTTGAGCTAACAATAAAGTTAAGACAAAAGTATGATAAAGATGTTTTATCAATTATTGCACTTAGTGCTTCAGAAGAACTCAATATTTTATCGGACTTCATTAAAGAAGGTGCAAATGACTTTATAAGTAAACCACATAAATTTGAAGAATTAAATGTGCGAGTACATTCAAACTTAGACACCCTAGAACTTTTCAAGCAAACAAAGGATTTAGCAAATAAAGATTTTTTAACAGGTTCCTATAATAGAAGATACTTCTTTGAATCTAGTAAAGCAATACTTAATAAAAATCAACGTAAAGATAAAGAAGTAGCCGTAGCGACCTTGGATATTGACCTTTTTAAAAATGTGAATGATACTTATGGTCATGATGTTGGAGATGTTGCTATTCAAGAAATAGCAATAATTTTAGACAAAACGTTAAGAACATCTGATTTAGTGGCTAGGTTTGGTGGAGAAGAATATTGTATTTTACTTGAAGATATATCTCTAGAGGATACAAAACATTTATTTGAAAAGATACGTAGTAATTTTGAAAATAATGAAATAAAAGTAGATGATATAAGTTTAAAATATACAGTATCCTTAGGTATAGCCTATGGTAAAAGTATAGATATAAATGCACTTCTTAAAGTATCTGATGAAGCATTGTATGAAGCTAAAGATACTGGACGGAATAAGGTAATTATACATAATATTTAA